The Vicia villosa cultivar HV-30 ecotype Madison, WI linkage group LG1, Vvil1.0, whole genome shotgun sequence genome includes a region encoding these proteins:
- the LOC131614037 gene encoding non-seed lectin-like, with product MAFHLTNLPTHRLFSLVFFFLLATNINSAQPLSFNFNKLTNGNPELIIQGDAHFVDGGFVALTNRTPPATTTGRALYKTPVTLWNDTTGQVASFNTSFSFVVESPEEQHCPTDGLIFFIAPLDTVIPNNSDSRYLGVVDGKNAINRFVGLEFDLYPNYFDPYMRHIGIDVNSLISLKTEKWNWVSDSLTKVTITYDSPSNELSALVTYENGEYTSIAQAVDLKTVLPNIVRIGFSATSKTGVAHNIHSWSFASDLETTMSSVSDI from the coding sequence ATGGCTTTTCATCTCACAAACCTTCCAACTCACAGACTATTCTCTCTTGTTTTCTTTTTCCTGTTGGCCACAAATATAAACTCAGCTCAACCACTTTCCTTCAATTTCAACAAACTCACCAATGGTAATCCAGAATTAATCATTCAAGGGGACGCCCATTTTGTAGACGGTGGTTTTGTGGCACTCACCAACAGAACACCTCCAGCTACAACCACAGGACGTGCCTTATATAAAACACCTGTGACCCTTTGGAACGATACTACTGGCCAAGTTGCCAGCTTTAACACTTCCTTTTCGTTCGTTGTAGAATCCCCGGAGGAACAACATTGTCCAACTGATGGACTGATCTTTTTCATTGCACCCCTGGACACCGTGATTCCCAATAACTCAGACAGTAGATATCTAGGAGTAGTTGATGGTAAAAATGCAATAAATCGATTTGTTGGTTTAGAGTTTGACCTTTATCCCAATTATTTTGATCCCTATATGAGACATATTGGAATCGATGTCAACTCTTTAATTTCGCTCAAAACTGAGAAATGGAATTGGGTGAGTGATTCATTGACAAAAGTAACTATAACATATGACTCTCCTTCTAACGAGTTGAGTGCTCTTGTCACTTACGAGAATGGAGAATACACTAGCATTGCACAAGCGGTTGATTTGAAAACTGTGCTTCCCAACATTGTTAGGATTGGTTTTTCTGCTACTTCAAAAACTGGTGTAGCACACAACATTCATTCATGGTCATTCGCATCAGACTTGGAAACAACTATGAGCAGTGTCTCAGACATATGA